From Rhodopseudomonas palustris, a single genomic window includes:
- a CDS encoding OsmC family protein, translating to MSTTSGSAKWQGGIKDGKGAISTKSGALSEYPYGFASRFEGKPGSNPEELIGAAHAACFTMALSLILGEAKLTAEQMDTKADVTLEKQGDGFAITAIHLTLTAKIPGADDATFQDCAAKAKAGCPVSKLLNTKITLDAKLVS from the coding sequence ATGAGCACGACATCCGGTTCGGCGAAGTGGCAGGGCGGCATCAAGGACGGCAAGGGCGCGATCTCGACCAAGAGCGGCGCGCTGTCCGAATATCCCTATGGCTTCGCCAGCCGGTTCGAAGGCAAGCCCGGCTCCAACCCTGAGGAACTGATCGGCGCCGCCCACGCCGCCTGCTTCACCATGGCGTTGTCGCTGATCCTCGGCGAAGCCAAGCTCACCGCCGAGCAGATGGACACCAAGGCCGACGTCACGTTGGAGAAGCAGGGCGACGGTTTCGCTATCACTGCGATCCATCTGACGCTCACAGCCAAGATCCCCGGCGCCGACGACGCCACTTTCCAGGACTGCGCCGCCAAGGCGAAAGCCGGCTGCCCAGTGTCGAAGCTGCTGAATACCAAGATCA
- a CDS encoding tetratricopeptide repeat protein: protein MPEGARAQAPDGPKHPLEKPLAQPPAPPEKLPRVPTDRTKGLDFLFGALKAAPDEASAKHVEGRIWALWNQTASDTTALLMARSKVAMDAKNFDVAVKLLDAVIKLKPDYVEGWNRRATIYYLQNDYMHSLEDIEQVLAREPRHFGALAGLGMIMQELGDDKRALDAFRRALALNPHLDKVPDLVKTLSEKVEGRDI from the coding sequence ATGCCTGAGGGGGCGCGCGCCCAAGCCCCCGACGGGCCAAAGCACCCATTGGAGAAGCCGCTCGCTCAGCCGCCGGCGCCGCCGGAGAAGTTGCCGCGGGTGCCGACCGACCGCACCAAGGGGCTCGACTTTCTGTTCGGCGCTCTGAAGGCTGCTCCCGACGAGGCCAGCGCCAAGCACGTCGAGGGGCGGATCTGGGCGCTGTGGAACCAGACCGCCAGCGACACCACGGCGCTGCTGATGGCACGCTCCAAAGTCGCGATGGACGCCAAGAACTTCGACGTCGCGGTGAAACTGCTCGACGCCGTGATCAAGCTCAAGCCGGATTATGTCGAAGGCTGGAATCGGCGCGCCACGATTTATTATTTGCAGAACGACTACATGCACTCGCTCGAAGACATCGAGCAGGTGCTGGCGCGCGAGCCGCGCCATTTCGGTGCGCTGGCCGGCCTCGGCATGATCATGCAGGAACTCGGTGACGACAAACGCGCGCTCGACGCGTTCCGCAGGGCGCTCGCGCTCAATCCGCATCTCGACAAGGTGCCCGACCTCGTCAAGACGCTGTCCGAGAAGGTGGAAGGCCGCGATATCTGA
- the ykgO gene encoding type B 50S ribosomal protein L36 produces the protein MKVRNSLKSLLARHRENRLVRRKGRLYVINKTQRRFKARQG, from the coding sequence ATGAAGGTCCGTAACTCGCTGAAGTCGCTGCTCGCCCGCCACCGCGAAAATCGTCTGGTTCGTCGCAAGGGCCGGCTCTACGTCATCAACAAGACCCAGCGTCGGTTCAAGGCCCGTCAGGGCTGA